The Candidatus Parvarchaeota archaeon DNA segment TCAGTGACAAGCCCCTTGTTTGGCCTCATGTACTTGATTGGCGCACCGCCTCTTGCGCGCTTTTCGCGCTGCTCGGCGTCAAATGCCCTCCACTCGGGGCGGGGGTCTTCAAGGTTTTCAGCGATTATCAATCCGCAGTTGGAACACATTAGCTCTCCTTTCTCGTAGTCGCGCGTAAGGCGCTTGCTTCCGCATTCGGGGCATTTGTCGGTCATTATTCCACCTCTATGGGCTAAACTGCCATATAAATAGATTTTAAAAAGTTGCGAACCTCGCAAGTCGGTTATGTATAGAAAGGTTTATAAATTTTTATTAAATTGCTGTGGCTGTTTATGGCTATCTGGAAAGGAAGTAGACAATGACGATTATTGAGGCAATCACGACGCCCATGAACACCAGCCTGTCTATCATGCACTCCTTAACGCTCTCCTTCTATTTAAGCTTTACAGCCCAATTTTTGCCGTATGAAGATTGCATTTGTCACGGACACTCACTTCGGCTACAGACGGTTCGAACAGGATGCTTATTCTCAAGGTAGGGAAGCGATATTGGCCGCCGCCCGCGAGGCGGATTTGCTTATCTTGGGGGGCGACAACTTCGATACTCCGCTTCCAAGAATGGAAACGCTTGCAGAAGTTACCAAAATCCTGCGGGAAGCGCTTGAAATCTTCCGCTCACGCGGCATAGCCGGTGTGCCAATCTACGCCATACATGGCAACCATGACCGGCGCGCAAAGGGGTTTGTCCACCCGACGGATTTGCTTTGCCAGGGGGGCTTTTGCCAGAATTTCCACAACCAGACGCTTCTTTGCGGGAGGAACGGCGAGAAAGTTGCCATTTCAGGCATGGGAAGCGTGCCCGAGGACATGGCTGGCGAAGCATTGAAGCAAATCGCCTGCAAGCCGGCGCAGGGGGCATTCAATGTTTTTGTTGTGCATCAGTCATTTCAAGAGTTTGACAGAATGAAGAATGAACAGTATATCTCCTTCGATGACTTGCCGTCTGGCTACGACCTGTATTTGTGCGGCCATGTGCACCAGAAAAACCTCGAAACAAAAGTACTCAATCCAGGAAGCACGGTGGTGACGCAGCTTCGCGAGGACGAGGCAGGGCAGCGCGGCTGGCTGCTTTACGACACTGCAACGAAAAAAGCCGATTTCAGGCCCATAAAATCCCGCGAGCTTTTCCACCGCGTTTTGCAGTTTGAAAATGCCAAGCCGGACGACATGCGCGCAAAGGTTGCTGAGGAGGTACGCCTTGCGCTTGCTTCGC contains these protein-coding regions:
- the tfb gene encoding transcription initiation factor IIB (stabilizes TBP binding to an archaeal box-A promoter; responsible for recruiting RNA polymerase II to the pre-initiation complex) — translated: MTDKCPECGSKRLTRDYEKGELMCSNCGLIIAENLEDPRPEWRAFDAEQREKRARGGAPIKYMRPNKGLVT